A region of the Leptospirillum ferriphilum genome:
TCCAAAGGCGTAACGGGAATCCGTCAAAGACCTACCCGACACGCTCATTGTCCCCCTGAAACCAGAACGGGATGGGACTCACCCGATGATCCCCAAAATGGTGGCGGGAGATCCGGCTGCACAAGGCGTGGGCTTTTTCAAACACACGGGTGCGGAACTTGACGGGTGGCCCTGCTTCCGGCAAGCAATCCGCCGGATCCGTCAGCACCCAGCAAATACGGCACAACAATGGCCTGTCTTCATAAATCTGGCATAAGCGGTCCGTGCCCAGAAACGGGCAGGGCTGGTTCTGACGCTCATACATCTCGCACGTCTCAACAAGCCCCTCGAACGTCGTCAGATCCGAGGGCGGAGTGTGTCTTCGGGCCAGATTTTCAAGAAGAACGTTCCGTTTTTTAATTTCAGTTTTCCAGACGGCCTGTTTTTCCAGACCGGATTTCTCCATCCGGTCTCCGATCAGCGCCGCTTCGCCGGAGGTGGTCGCCACCATGACCCGGCAACAGGCCGAGCATCCCGAGTGGCAGGACATGCCCGGAGCAACCCCCTCTCCGACCCGATCCACGATTTCGTAGACCTGGCGCAGGAGACGTTTTCCGGCATCAACGGAAATCTCCTCCTTCTCCATTTCGCTTTCCAGGCGGTCGAGGTCGGCGATCGCTTCTTCCAGAAGACCGGAGGTGACCGGAACCTCTTCGCCCCGGAAATTGATGATCGCTGGATGACCCACCACGATCGTTGGAAGAGAAGGATCATTAAAATCAGGCAACGTTGTCATTCGAAATCCCTTTCTTCTGCAACCGGAAACCCTTATGACGGAGGAACTGCGGAAAGCCCTGCTTCTCCGGAGGATATGTCCGGAGCCGGAGGAAAGGCCAGAATCAGGACCTTTTGCCCCCACTCTGTCAGAAGGATTTGCGAGATCGAGCCGTCCTCCCCCGCCACAAAGACCCGATGACCGACGACGACCGGGGGATGGGGCCCCAGACCGGATGCCACTTTTTTCTCACCGACGACAGTTCCGGATCTTTTGTCGATGGCCAGAAGCCTTCCGGAAGGAAGCGGCAAAAGGAGAAGATTTCCCGTTACGACTCCGCCGGTCGAAGGCCTTTCATCAAGAGAAAGCGTCCAGAGGAGGTTTCCCGTACCGACTTCAACGGCCATCAGGGTACGGGAGACACCCGAAGGCACGTACACCACATTCCCGGATTCAACCGGCAGGGACTGGTCTTCGGCCGGAGGGAGGTCCCCGGGCGGAAACGTCCGGGACCACAGCACCCGGCCGAGATCCGGATTGAGAGCCATGACTTCGTCCTCGGGCGGGTCCGGTCGACGAAGGATACCGATAAAAATTCCGTGGGCAAGGAGGGGTGTTCCGATAAAAAAATGCTCCCAGTCCCGTGTCCCCGTCCAGCCGAATCTCCAGATACGCCGGGGACCGGAGAGGCTCACTTCCTGATAGAGGGGCGGATTTTCCTGCGCCACGACGACCCGAAGATCCTCCTGAACGGGAGACGCCATTCCAAGAGAGCGTCCGTCCAGGGTCAGATCGAACACCTGGTGGCCGTCACTTCGGTCAAGGAAGAGGAGATGGCCGGATCCGGTCTGCACCATGACCGTATGAGGAAGAAGAACCGGACTTCCATAACATCCGCCCGGGACAGCCGCACTCCATCTCAGGTCTCCCGTCTTCCTGGAAAGGGCTTCGACCAGACCCGGACCGCGACCGCGAATCAATGTCCGCGTCTTCGCATACCAGACCAAATGCTCGAGGGTGACACCCGGTTCCGAAGCGGCGAGGTAGACTGTGGACGGCCCCAAAACAGGAGGAGACGGGAGAAAGGAGGACAGATGACGTCTCCAGATGAGCCGCCCGTCCCGCGCATCGATCGCGAGGATATCTCCGGAGAAACCGGCCATCCAGAGAACCCCGCCGGACTCTACCACGCCCGCATAAAAATTTTCGGGAGATCCGATCTTTTCCCCCGGAAGACCCTCCCGGGTATACCGCCGTGTCCAACCCGATTCGTTCAGGAGATTTTCTTTGGGAAGAAGAAACGACGGGTTCCGGGTGGAGCGGCCCCCTTCTTCGTTCCAGGTCTCCGGGGGAAGGTATTCCGACGCTTCCGTCGACCGGTTGTGCTGTTCCCCCTGCACCGGAGGAAGAGAGCCGGGGAATCCGACCGGAGAGGTTTCCCCGTGCGCTGTTACGGGCAAGCACAGGCAGGCAAAGATGGCTGCACCGGTTACCCATCGCCAAAATTCGTCAATGGCGCCCACACACCCCCCTTGCTCCGGAGAAAAAGACATCTTGCTTTCGAGGAAACCCCTTTTCTGAAGTCTGGCCACAAGATCTTTTCGGCAGGACAGGACAGAAACTTTTCCTGTCCTGTGACAGGAGTCCTTTGCGAACGGCACCTGCTTAAACTACCATAAGAATCCCTTACCCTCTTCCGGGACTAAAAAAGCTGGGAATCTTGCATCTCGTGAACGGTGATTTTCCGGACAATTCCCGCATGGGAAAACAGGATGCGGACTTCCCTCTCTTTCATCCGCAGGGAAAACCACCCTTTGCGAACGGTATGCCGGTAAATCCATGTCTGATTTCCGAGGAGCGTCCGGACTTTGTCGGGCTTTCCCAGCCAGTGGCGGACATCGGCCATCGTACTGACGCCTTCGTGAACCTGCGTGAGAGAGGAGGAAGAGACAGCTGTTCCTTCCTGCCGCGTGCATCCGGAATTCGTTCCGGCGAAAACGATCAAGAAAAAACAGAGCCAGAGGGTTCGGATCAAAACCATCATCCCCCTGGCAGGACGGCAAAGACGGACGGGAGTCATGAAATCTCCTTTCGGAAAAAACTTCCGGAATATGCTGGGCATCTGGTGGAAGAGGTTCCGGAAGATTTTACCAGTCCCGGGCTCCAGATCAAAAACAAGAGCGGGCATGGGCATTCTGACCGGACTTCTCGCCACCATCTTCGTTTTCTTTTCCATCTGGCGACTGGATCACCACATCGATTCCAGACTCGCGCTTCTGGAATCCCCCGGGACACCCCTTTACTCTGACACCTTTCTGGTGTCACCCGGAGAAAAAATTCCCCTCTGGCTGCTCCATACGTGGTATGCCCCTTCCGAAGAAGGTCCGGCCCGCTTTCCCTGGAAAAAACACACACTTGTTCTGCGCGGCCTCCCGGGACCAGACCCCGTTCCGAAGGCGTCCGCGGCATTCAACGCCACATCCTACTACCGGCTGGTCTTTGATAACCGGAACCAGACGCTCCTGGGGATTTTTCCGGAAGGGGATTCTCCGGATGGCCCTCCGCCTTCTCTCCCGGGATTGTGGCTGCCGCCGGTCTTCATGGGAACCCTCGTCCAGACAGTCGTCGGAGACTTTCGGCCGGTGGCTCTGGGAGAGACGTCCAAAAAGCTCCGAACAACCATCCTGATCTCCGAGGACCGGCGATTCTACGATCATCCTGCTATCGATTTCGAAGGCATCCTTCGGGCAGCCTGGGCAGATCTTCGATCGAAATCCTTCCGGGAGGGGGGGAGCACGATCAGCCAGCAGGTTGTCAAAAACCTGTTTTTGTCTCCCCGAAAAACATTTTCCAGAAAAATCATGGAGGCGATCTACGCCTGGAGACTGACACGCCTTCGAACGCCGGATGAAATTCTCTCCCTGTATCTGAATCATCTGGACTTCGGCTCCGGAGCCCATTCACGGATCATCGGTATCGAAGCCGCTTCGGAGCGATTCTTCGGCCATCCGGCAAAAACGCTCAACTATCGGGAATCGGCCCTTCTGGCCGCCGTTCTCCGCGCACCTTCCCGGAATAATCCCTTCCGGGATCCGGATCAGGCCCGGACAGTCCGAAACCGGATTCTGTCCAGCCTCCATCAGGCCGGAAAACTGTCTTCCCGTCAGTATGCACGGGACCGCCGATCTTCTCTCGGTCTCTCTTCCCTCGCTTACAGAACCTCTCGTCCGGGTCCCTATTTTTCCGACTGGATCGCCCATGAAATCCGAAACCGTCCGGTTGGGGAGAAAACCGGGTCGTCCTTCGTGTTTACCACTCTGGATCCATACCTCGCCCACAGGAGCGAAAAGATCGTCACCGAGGAACTCCTGAGACTTGCACGGACGTGGAGACTCTCCTTCCGGCCGCATGACGGGGAAGGCCTTCAGGCAGCGGTCATCGATATGGACCCCCGCACGGGATCGGTCAAAACACTGATCGGGGGATCGGATTATGGTCCTTCCCCCTTCAACCGGGCAATTTTCGCCAAACGCCAGGTCGCCTCCCTCTTCAAGATTGTGGCGTCCATCGTCGCCCTCACCCCAAGCGGGGGGCAAAAGCCCCAATACACGCTCGCCACCCCTCTCTCCAACGCTCCGATCCGCCTGCGGGCAGGAGGACGGATCTGGAAGCCGAAAAACGCCGAAAAAGTTCTGGAAGACCAGGTTCTCTTCCAGGACGCGTTTGTCCATTCCATGAACATCCCCTTTCTCCATCTGACGGAAACACTCTCCCCGCAGGAAGTGGTGGACACGGCTCGCATGCTCGGACTCGAAACACCACCGGCGGCCAGGCTCCCGCTGTCCTGGCCTCTCGGTGTTCTGCCACAAACGCCGATGGCGATGGCCCGCGTGTTTTCCATTGTCGCGAATGGCGGAAGAGATGTCAGACCCGAAGGTCTTCCGGACCCCGGGAAGAAACCAGGACGGCGGCTTTTGGACCCTGGCGTCGATTATCTTCTGAATCACCTTTTGCGACTGACAGTCCGGGAGGGAACCGGGCAGCCCCTCCAGTTCTGGACAGGGCCCCAAACGTTCTGGGGTGGAAAAACGGGAACATCCAACCGGGGGAGAGACACATGGTTTGTGGCAGTCTCCCCTCAAAACGTCCTGGTCGTCTGGATCGGGTTCGATGACAATACCCCAACCCGCCGGACGGGATCCCAGATGGCGGTCCCTCTTGCCGGAGCCATCCTGAGAGACTTGCCTTCCCCTCTTCCCCCCGGCCCGGCTCCCCCGGGAATAGAGACAAAAACGGTGGATGCCCGAAGCGGGCTTTTGGCTCTGGCTTCCTGCGCTCCCGACCTGAAGGTCATCCCCTTTCTGCCCGGAACGGCGCCTCCGGCCGAAACATGTCTTTCTCCCTCACCGCCCTCGATTTTTGAGAGAATCGGGCATTTTTTCGGGAACCTTTTCTAAGCGAGGACTGGCGGGCTTCAAAAGAGGAGGCCCTTGATTTCAGGAGCCGTTTTCGGGAAAATACTTTAAAAACTGGGGGATCGTCTAATGGCAGGACGACAGTCTCTGGATCTGTCTATCGGGGTTCGAGTCCCTGTCCCCCAGCCATCTTTTTCCACTTGTTTCACATTCTTTCCGGAACAAATACCTTCCTTTTCCCGCGTTTTCCCCTGACCCGTTACCATCGCACATGGAGACGGCCCTTTTCATCAAAGGAAAATTTTTTTTCAAGAAAACCCGTTCCGAACAGATACAAGTTGGTATCGTAATACCCCGGATCTTTCTTCTTCACAGAACGGGAGAGCATCCGACGGAACTCCTCCCGGAAAGAAGGCGCTTTCTGGCGACGCAGAAAAGGGAGATAAGCCGCCAAGAATCCCGGAGGGGGGGTTCCATAGACGGAGCAGGTTTTCGTATTCACAAAGAGAGTCGGAGAAGGTCGTCCTTTCCGTGCCCACCCCTGAAGCCTTTTCCGAAGTATCTGTTCCTGCGGGTCGCGGACAGAGGTCATCCCCACCCACAGATAAACGCGGATGGCATCATACGACCCCAGGGGCCCGGTCACCGGATCGGTTTGCCACCCTTTCTCTTGAACATAAGAAACCCAGTCCGGAACAAATCCGCAAGAACTGACAGACTTCACCAGGACCAGAAAACGTCGGGGAAGTCCGCCCCATGCTCTCCCCCCGAAACGGTTCTCCATAAAACGCAACAGAAAAGGAGGAAAATAACTGGGATTCGTTCTCCAGACCGTCCCGACCGGATGAAAACCCCGTTCACCCCCCAAAGGGAACGCCCCGACTCCCGGAAGATGCGCGAAATCCTGGAGGGAGATCAAAAATGCCAGACGCTTTCCCAGACGGAGATAGTCCGGCCGGTGCCAGAGTCTTCCCGCTTCCATCAGATCAAAACAGACCCAGAGATCCGCATCCGTGGCCGAGTTTTGATCGAGTATGCGCCATTGTCCATTCTTGCTCTCTCCCCAGAGCCATGCCGGAAGATGTCCGGACAGATCTCCGCGGGACAGGTTGTCGCGTGTCCAGCGAAGAAGTCGGGAAAAGAGGCCGGGATCGTTGTCGACAAGAGCAAAAAAGAGAGCGTAAGCCTCTCCCTCGCTGGTCGTGACATTGTGACGGCCCCGGTCGATCACCCGGCCGTCCGGCTGGATGCAGCAGGCGCGATAATGCTTCCAGGCGGAATGAAATCCGCTCGCCAGGGAAAGGCCGGCCCCAGAGACGAAAAACCAGACGATCAACACGCCCAGAATCATTTTTTTCATCCGAATGGCCTCCTTTTGCTGTCTTCCATTCTTCTGTCCATGACCCCGGCCAAGAATCTGTCTGCCCGGACCGTCAGAAGAACAATCCCTCCGGCAACGAGCAAAAAAAGACCTATCCTGAATTTATAGGAAACGTAGCGAAGGAGGGTCAAGAAGGGAAGGTGACCGGAACCGGACGACAGGAAAACGCGCCGGCTGAAGACAGTCATTTCGTTCCCGTCCCTTTTTGACCAAAGCCAGGACCGATTCCGGTCCTGATTTTCCGGGCGTGTCCGGTCAAGGATCGACAGAAAAGGACGCGGGATTTGTCCCGTTTTCCGGAAAAGGACAAAGGCCACGACACGGCCGGAGGCGGGAAAACGGTACTCTCCGACCATATGGTCCGCCGTGTTCCTCAAAAAAGGATCAGGACGGGGCATCACCCCGCGACCTTCCAGAAAGTTTTTCAGAAAACGCATTTTCACGTCTTCGATCGGAAAGACACCGTCTGTTTGCCAGTTGACAGGAACATCCGAAAAATCCCGTCGAGCGCGGAATGCCTCGGGGAATGTTCCGATAAAAAGCCGGCTCTTGTTGTCAACCGGACCAGGATTGTTTGCATTGCGGATATCCGGGGCTCTCCAGGGAGAGATGATCATCGTCCCCCAGCGTGCAAGAAGATTCAGGGAGCGGGACAGATCCTGCCGGTCCGAGAAACTCCCCAGGAGGATCACCGTCCCGGAAAGATCGGGATGACCGGTAAAAGGGTAGCCCCAGTGAAGAAACGCTGACAGATCCGGCAAACTCCCCCACCGGTAGGTTCCGGACAGATCGAGGAAAGACTGTCCGGACAAACGGTAGCGCGTCTTTCCAAAAAAGGGCGTGGCACACACCTGATTGACAGGCTGGACAGATCCGATCTGGAACTGCACCTGGTTCTGGCGACCCAGATCGTAAAACGGGATGTGGAAAACACCCGAAACTCTCCGCAGGCGGGAAGTCTCCGAAAAAGCTGGTGTCAGGTCTTTAAAAAAGACCTGGTGTCCGTTGGCAAGAATCCGGAGAAAGGTGCGCGCCCCTTGCCAGGGATCATCGTGGATCAGCCGATAATGAACTCCGAGCCCCGGACTGTTCCAGGTAAAGAGCGCAGGCGGGAGCATGAATCCGACATTCAGCGGGGGAGGAGGAAAACCTGTCACATAGAGAGTCGACGTGCCGGAAAGTTCATCCAGGGTTTTCTTCTCCCCTGGTCGCAGCCAGACCGTCTCTGTCGGCGCCCCGGGTCCTGGCCGAACGCCGTCAACCTGTTGTCCTCCAGGAGAATGGACAGCCCCGGAACCGGGAGACGATCGACTTATCAGGTCGTGGACCAGTGCGAGATAGTCCGAGCCGTTGCGTCCGGTCAGGACCAGGGAAAAGTGATGTCCTGCCCGCTTCTCCAGTCTTGCTTTCGGTATCGATGTCCGGGAAGTCTCCGGTTCCTTTTCAAAAACAATCCGGTTTTCATCTCGCCCGACGGGGCCGGTCGACGCATCAAAGCGGATTTCCCCGAACCGGTTGAGAGAACCCAGCCAGAGTGCCAGGAGACCGGCGGCCCGGAGAGTTTGCCTGTCCGGATTGTCCGGTAAAAGAACTCCGATTGTTGCAGGCTGGCCGGACCGCAAGTCCAAAATCGGAAAGGGAAGCCGTGACAACTGGAGAACCGGAGGAAGAAAGGATTCGGTCAGGGTCAAGGCCCCCGGTCCGAAGATCTTTACACGGAGACGGGAACGGGTGGGAAGAATGCAGTGCCTGGCTCCGGGATGGTAGAGACCAATTCCCAGATGGTTGTCTTCCAGAAAATACTCGGCCGGAATCGGCAGGGAGAAATGATGGATTCCTTCACCGGTCCGCAATCTTTTCCGGGAGACCACCTGTCCGTTCAGAGTGACCAGAACACCGGTCGGACGTCGTTCCCCAACCACCCGGTAGGTGAACGACAAACGTGCAGACAGGGGAACCCAGAGAGACGAAACCGGAAAATCCCGCTGGTAAAAAGAGTGCAGGGAATCCAGCACCAGAAAATCTGGAGGTGACCCGGTCGCAATGTCGGACAGAAAGGGAATGACCTGAATCCTTGGTGTTTCAGCAGACTCTGCTTGCGGACAGAGAAAGAAAAATGCGAAGAAACCAAGAAGGAGAGAAGACAAACTGACCTTGACTCTCTTTTCTTGTCTCCTCGTTTTTTTCAAATCGAATCCAGAAATCGTTCAATCTGGAGAAGCGACTTCTGCCAAAAATCCCTTTTCAACATGAAAGAACGTTGTTCCCCTTGCCGTCCCAAATCTTCCTCTGACACAGCGAGGCCAAACACCAGACGAACGAGAACGCCTTCTTCCTCCCGGGTCATGTCACAAAATCGGGCCGAAAAAAAAAGTTTTCCCTCTTCCGGTTTCGGACGAATGGCCGTGACTGGCAATGACGCAGACATGTGATTTCCAAAAAAGGATAACCGGCCCGGATGGTCGTTTAAAACCGAAGCCAGGGATCGATCTCCCCCCGTGACCTGAACACGGACTCCTCCAAGGGAAATGTCCCGGCAACGACCGAAAAGCACCCGACAGACTGTCTCCTCTTCATAGGAGAACGTCACCGCTGACGAAACGGAAATCCGGGGATGACGCCGGACCTGCCGCCGTTCGATCATCGCCCCTAAAGACATGCCGATCAACAGTGTGTTGAACCCTGTCCAGAAAAGGTTCATCAACAGCATACTGTGTCCTCCCGGCCGGCTCAGGAACTGCTGAACGCCGAGAACCAGCCCTCCCACGTTCAGGGCAAACAGAAGAATCGCGGGACGGGCCACCGGAAAATCCAGTCGGTCGGAATCGGTCCGCGTGCCTTTCGGAGTCACGTGGAACGTCCCTTTTTTCGGAAAAAGAAGCGCGGTAAACGCGGGGAAAATCAGATAAAACGAGAGCGGTATCTCATAGACGATCGACCAGAGAAGCGACCGCCTTGACCGGTAAAAAAGGGAGCTGGTTCCCTGCGCAACGAGAAGATAGGGAAGCAGATAGAGGAGCATGTCTTCAAGACCGGCATGAACACTGTAGATGCGAAAATAAATAGTTCGTACTGAAAAACCCGGTTTTAAAAATCGGGCCGGAATTTTTTGAGGGGGATCATGCGAAAAATCCACTCCGTTCCCATTTTCTTCTCTGGTCCTCCCGGTCTTTTCCGGGAGAACCGGAGAGGGTCGGCTTTTTGGACCCCGCTACGTCGGGGTTCTCGCCCACTTGGCCAGATTCCAGGCGATCACCGCCCAGGAGACGTTCATCCGGTCTCCGTCGAACCCCTTGTACCGGCTCTTGTTCATCCGGTGGTCGGTCTTCAGATGGCTGATGATCGCCTCGATCCCCGCCCGGCTTGCCACCAGCTTCCGGAACCATCCGGTGTGTTCGTCGGGGCCTTTGCGCTTCCCCTTCCGGGGGATGGCCACTTTCCCCACCTTGTCCAGCAAGGCCGGGGCCTTCCCTTTTTTCGCCCGATACCCCCGGTCGGCGGTCAGTTTCCGGGGAAGGGTGCCGGTCGCCTCTTCCCATCCCTCCAGGGCCTCGGCCAGGGTGGTCGAGTCGTGCCGGTTGTCCGCGTATTCGGCATGGTCCACCACGAAGCCCTGGGCGTCCACCGACAGGGAGACCTTGACGCCGTACTCGTGCTTCTTCCCCGCCTTGTTCTTGGTGATGCAGGCGATGTGGGGC
Encoded here:
- a CDS encoding YkgJ family cysteine cluster protein, translated to MTTLPDFNDPSLPTIVVGHPAIINFRGEEVPVTSGLLEEAIADLDRLESEMEKEEISVDAGKRLLRQVYEIVDRVGEGVAPGMSCHSGCSACCRVMVATTSGEAALIGDRMEKSGLEKQAVWKTEIKKRNVLLENLARRHTPPSDLTTFEGLVETCEMYERQNQPCPFLGTDRLCQIYEDRPLLCRICWVLTDPADCLPEAGPPVKFRTRVFEKAHALCSRISRHHFGDHRVSPIPFWFQGDNERVG
- a CDS encoding PQQ-binding-like beta-propeller repeat protein; its protein translation is MGAIDEFWRWVTGAAIFACLCLPVTAHGETSPVGFPGSLPPVQGEQHNRSTEASEYLPPETWNEEGGRSTRNPSFLLPKENLLNESGWTRRYTREGLPGEKIGSPENFYAGVVESGGVLWMAGFSGDILAIDARDGRLIWRRHLSSFLPSPPVLGPSTVYLAASEPGVTLEHLVWYAKTRTLIRGRGPGLVEALSRKTGDLRWSAAVPGGCYGSPVLLPHTVMVQTGSGHLLFLDRSDGHQVFDLTLDGRSLGMASPVQEDLRVVVAQENPPLYQEVSLSGPRRIWRFGWTGTRDWEHFFIGTPLLAHGIFIGILRRPDPPEDEVMALNPDLGRVLWSRTFPPGDLPPAEDQSLPVESGNVVYVPSGVSRTLMAVEVGTGNLLWTLSLDERPSTGGVVTGNLLLLPLPSGRLLAIDKRSGTVVGEKKVASGLGPHPPVVVGHRVFVAGEDGSISQILLTEWGQKVLILAFPPAPDISSGEAGLSAVPPS
- the bamE gene encoding outer membrane protein assembly factor BamE domain-containing protein, translated to MTPVRLCRPARGMMVLIRTLWLCFFLIVFAGTNSGCTRQEGTAVSSSSLTQVHEGVSTMADVRHWLGKPDKVRTLLGNQTWIYRHTVRKGWFSLRMKEREVRILFSHAGIVRKITVHEMQDSQLF
- a CDS encoding transglycosylase domain-containing protein; this encodes MGILTGLLATIFVFFSIWRLDHHIDSRLALLESPGTPLYSDTFLVSPGEKIPLWLLHTWYAPSEEGPARFPWKKHTLVLRGLPGPDPVPKASAAFNATSYYRLVFDNRNQTLLGIFPEGDSPDGPPPSLPGLWLPPVFMGTLVQTVVGDFRPVALGETSKKLRTTILISEDRRFYDHPAIDFEGILRAAWADLRSKSFREGGSTISQQVVKNLFLSPRKTFSRKIMEAIYAWRLTRLRTPDEILSLYLNHLDFGSGAHSRIIGIEAASERFFGHPAKTLNYRESALLAAVLRAPSRNNPFRDPDQARTVRNRILSSLHQAGKLSSRQYARDRRSSLGLSSLAYRTSRPGPYFSDWIAHEIRNRPVGEKTGSSFVFTTLDPYLAHRSEKIVTEELLRLARTWRLSFRPHDGEGLQAAVIDMDPRTGSVKTLIGGSDYGPSPFNRAIFAKRQVASLFKIVASIVALTPSGGQKPQYTLATPLSNAPIRLRAGGRIWKPKNAEKVLEDQVLFQDAFVHSMNIPFLHLTETLSPQEVVDTARMLGLETPPAARLPLSWPLGVLPQTPMAMARVFSIVANGGRDVRPEGLPDPGKKPGRRLLDPGVDYLLNHLLRLTVREGTGQPLQFWTGPQTFWGGKTGTSNRGRDTWFVAVSPQNVLVVWIGFDDNTPTRRTGSQMAVPLAGAILRDLPSPLPPGPAPPGIETKTVDARSGLLALASCAPDLKVIPFLPGTAPPAETCLSPSPPSIFERIGHFFGNLF
- the bcsZ gene encoding cellulose synthase complex periplasmic endoglucanase BcsZ, whose translation is MKKMILGVLIVWFFVSGAGLSLASGFHSAWKHYRACCIQPDGRVIDRGRHNVTTSEGEAYALFFALVDNDPGLFSRLLRWTRDNLSRGDLSGHLPAWLWGESKNGQWRILDQNSATDADLWVCFDLMEAGRLWHRPDYLRLGKRLAFLISLQDFAHLPGVGAFPLGGERGFHPVGTVWRTNPSYFPPFLLRFMENRFGGRAWGGLPRRFLVLVKSVSSCGFVPDWVSYVQEKGWQTDPVTGPLGSYDAIRVYLWVGMTSVRDPQEQILRKRLQGWARKGRPSPTLFVNTKTCSVYGTPPPGFLAAYLPFLRRQKAPSFREEFRRMLSRSVKKKDPGYYDTNLYLFGTGFLEKKFSFDEKGRLHVRW
- a CDS encoding cellulose biosynthesis cyclic di-GMP-binding regulatory protein BcsB, whose product is MLDSLHSFYQRDFPVSSLWVPLSARLSFTYRVVGERRPTGVLVTLNGQVVSRKRLRTGEGIHHFSLPIPAEYFLEDNHLGIGLYHPGARHCILPTRSRLRVKIFGPGALTLTESFLPPVLQLSRLPFPILDLRSGQPATIGVLLPDNPDRQTLRAAGLLALWLGSLNRFGEIRFDASTGPVGRDENRIVFEKEPETSRTSIPKARLEKRAGHHFSLVLTGRNGSDYLALVHDLISRSSPGSGAVHSPGGQQVDGVRPGPGAPTETVWLRPGEKKTLDELSGTSTLYVTGFPPPPLNVGFMLPPALFTWNSPGLGVHYRLIHDDPWQGARTFLRILANGHQVFFKDLTPAFSETSRLRRVSGVFHIPFYDLGRQNQVQFQIGSVQPVNQVCATPFFGKTRYRLSGQSFLDLSGTYRWGSLPDLSAFLHWGYPFTGHPDLSGTVILLGSFSDRQDLSRSLNLLARWGTMIISPWRAPDIRNANNPGPVDNKSRLFIGTFPEAFRARRDFSDVPVNWQTDGVFPIEDVKMRFLKNFLEGRGVMPRPDPFLRNTADHMVGEYRFPASGRVVAFVLFRKTGQIPRPFLSILDRTRPENQDRNRSWLWSKRDGNEMTVFSRRVFLSSGSGHLPFLTLLRYVSYKFRIGLFLLVAGGIVLLTVRADRFLAGVMDRRMEDSKRRPFG
- a CDS encoding PilZ domain-containing protein, translated to MDFSHDPPQKIPARFLKPGFSVRTIYFRIYSVHAGLEDMLLYLLPYLLVAQGTSSLFYRSRRSLLWSIVYEIPLSFYLIFPAFTALLFPKKGTFHVTPKGTRTDSDRLDFPVARPAILLFALNVGGLVLGVQQFLSRPGGHSMLLMNLFWTGFNTLLIGMSLGAMIERRQVRRHPRISVSSAVTFSYEEETVCRVLFGRCRDISLGGVRVQVTGGDRSLASVLNDHPGRLSFFGNHMSASLPVTAIRPKPEEGKLFFSARFCDMTREEEGVLVRLVFGLAVSEEDLGRQGEQRSFMLKRDFWQKSLLQIERFLDSI